The Pelagibacterium halotolerans B2 genome has a segment encoding these proteins:
- a CDS encoding NAD-dependent epimerase/dehydratase family protein encodes MSKTVLVLGGDGFCGWPTSLHLSALGHEVVIADNFARRRIAEELDAPSLTPIASIDERLNTWKDVSGHDIDIVELDIAHDYPELRRLLASVRPDAIVHFAEQRAAPYSMRDAAHKVYTVDNNINGTHNVLAAMAELRLDAHLVHLGTMGVYGYGSDGLEIPEGYLDINIDGPDGARYPRKILYPSRPGNICHLTKSMDQLMFQFYAGNDHLRITDLHQGIVWGTQTEETRLDPALINRFDYDGDFGTVLNRFLMQAAAGHPLTVNGTGGQTRAFINIQDTVRCVALALDNPPAAGDPVRIINQIAETHRVRDLAELVSRLTGAEIEYVDNPRSEAAENELAVSNATLRGLGLEPILLRDALLTETVDIALRFIERANFDAIPATVSWSGGVEREIPQIEAPRFALR; translated from the coding sequence ATGTCTAAAACGGTTCTTGTTCTCGGTGGCGATGGCTTTTGTGGCTGGCCAACGTCGCTTCATTTGTCGGCACTCGGGCACGAAGTCGTCATCGCCGACAATTTCGCGCGCCGCCGCATCGCCGAAGAACTCGATGCCCCCAGCCTCACGCCCATCGCCAGCATCGATGAACGCCTGAACACCTGGAAAGATGTCAGCGGGCACGACATCGATATCGTCGAACTCGACATCGCGCACGACTATCCCGAACTTCGGCGCCTGTTGGCGTCGGTGCGACCCGACGCGATCGTCCATTTTGCCGAGCAGCGCGCCGCGCCCTATTCGATGCGCGATGCCGCGCACAAGGTCTATACGGTCGACAACAACATCAACGGCACGCACAACGTTCTGGCCGCGATGGCCGAACTCCGCCTCGATGCTCACCTGGTTCATCTGGGAACCATGGGCGTTTACGGCTATGGAAGCGACGGGTTGGAAATCCCCGAGGGCTATCTCGACATCAATATCGACGGCCCCGATGGCGCCCGCTATCCCCGCAAGATCCTCTATCCCAGCAGGCCGGGAAACATCTGTCACCTGACCAAATCCATGGATCAGTTGATGTTCCAGTTCTATGCCGGCAATGACCACCTCCGGATCACCGATCTGCACCAGGGCATCGTCTGGGGCACCCAGACCGAGGAAACCCGTCTCGATCCCGCACTCATAAACCGCTTCGACTATGACGGCGATTTCGGTACGGTGCTCAACCGCTTCCTGATGCAGGCAGCGGCCGGGCATCCGCTTACGGTCAATGGCACGGGCGGGCAGACTCGTGCTTTCATCAACATTCAGGACACGGTGCGCTGCGTCGCGCTGGCGCTCGACAACCCGCCGGCAGCGGGCGATCCGGTTCGGATCATCAATCAGATTGCCGAAACCCACCGGGTGCGCGATCTCGCCGAACTGGTTTCCCGCCTTACCGGAGCCGAAATCGAATATGTCGACAACCCGCGCAGCGAGGCGGCCGAGAATGAGCTGGCCGTCTCCAACGCGACCCTGCGGGGCCTTGGGCTCGAACCGATCCTCCTGCGCGATGCGCTGCTCACCGAAACGGTCGATATTGCCCTGCGCTTTATCGAGCGGGCCAATTTCGACGCCATACCGGCAACAGTTTCCTGGTCGGGCGGGGTCGAGCGTGAAATTCCGCAGATCGAAGCACCGCGATTCGCCCTGCGGTGA
- a CDS encoding autotransporter outer membrane beta-barrel domain-containing protein, which translates to MAIAGRVLRGPGVRAIRVALLSTVALLALAQMPAFADGGDGGGDQGSGGASSLTGAGEAGLDGDLSVPFGSGGGGGGAGVTSAGDGGNGERGNGSGGFSAGGTGGAGGASNGASGGDGGNGTSNFAAASGGGGGAGAAGFVADDSPGAPVIGGAGGSGGTGADTNSSDGQGGDGGGGGAGGFGFVLTGDNPDVTLPASTGGDGGQGGSGGDGGVSTGGGGDAGGGGDGGIGVVVQGGRDTLTVGATEQVTGGDGGDGGDGGNAAPGFIEGDGGAGGVGGTGILASDIGALTILGTVQGGSGGVGGDGGDGGDGGFGPDGASGQGGIGVQGANLGIVLAGTVQGGFDGDTVVRASAIEFTGGSNTLSLRTGFSIIGNVVANGTDDVLDLGGSTDETFNVSLLGSPRFEGFEAFEKSGTSTWTLTGTTTETTPWTVTGGTLSISDGAALGDATGTLTLDGGALAVTSATTIGNGVSLGAGNGTIFVSPAQLAIASGVISGTGGLTKTGTGALRLSGVNSYTGGTTIAEGILIADTTSLQGDIVNNATLTFDQASEGTFAGDISGTGRITKGGSGVLILTGANSYSGGIIITNGTLVGNTTSLLGDINNGAALVFDQAEEGTYAGVLSGAGTFTKDGAGELTLTEDSSAYTGTTDILSGLLIIDGSLGGFVNIAGGALGGSGTLGNLSVASGGTLAPGNSIGTLNVVDITIDPDSIYEVEVNSAGASDLIDASGTATINGGTVNVVAFPDFALGTTYTILTAAGGIDGVGAFDSAIYGSDSIFITPTLTYDANNAFVTLAQTTDFADVAATPNQVATAEGIASTGSGELSNAILVLGSNAEARAAFDSLSGEIHGSAQTALLEDSRFAREAALDRLRIALGGVGVATGLADQELPEGTGLWAQGFGAWSHRDGDGNAAALDRNTGGLFIGGDAPITDDVTLGLMAGYSQSSLAASDIASSATIQSYTIGAYAGGEWDGFSLKGGVTNTLHTLDTSRTAAFTGFSDTLDASYGARTFQAHTEAAYSVALGDARFEPYANLSHVSVTTDGFTETGGAAALSSNAQGNSATFATIGVRGEATIGLGETSATLSGGIGWQHAFGDAPSTTHALAAGDAFTVAGAPPARDTLVLDAGLELDISDAVTFGLSYSGQIASGLSDHGAKASLNVRF; encoded by the coding sequence ATGGCGATTGCGGGGCGGGTTCTGCGTGGGCCGGGTGTCCGCGCGATCCGTGTCGCCCTGCTCAGTACCGTAGCGCTGCTCGCGCTCGCGCAGATGCCGGCCTTCGCGGACGGCGGGGACGGGGGCGGCGATCAGGGCTCGGGCGGGGCATCAAGCCTCACTGGGGCTGGAGAGGCGGGGCTCGATGGTGATCTTTCCGTCCCTTTTGGCAGCGGCGGTGGCGGCGGCGGCGCTGGGGTGACAAGTGCCGGCGACGGCGGCAATGGCGAACGCGGCAACGGTTCGGGCGGCTTTTCTGCGGGCGGGACGGGGGGCGCGGGCGGCGCTTCGAACGGCGCTTCCGGCGGCGACGGTGGCAATGGGACCTCCAATTTTGCGGCCGCCAGCGGCGGGGGTGGGGGTGCGGGCGCTGCCGGCTTTGTGGCTGACGACAGTCCGGGCGCTCCCGTGATTGGTGGTGCCGGTGGATCGGGCGGCACGGGCGCGGATACCAACAGCAGCGACGGCCAGGGTGGCGACGGTGGCGGCGGCGGAGCGGGCGGCTTTGGTTTCGTGCTCACAGGGGATAATCCTGATGTGACCTTGCCCGCGTCCACAGGCGGAGATGGTGGCCAGGGTGGAAGTGGCGGCGATGGTGGGGTTTCCACCGGCGGCGGGGGCGATGCCGGTGGTGGTGGCGACGGCGGGATTGGCGTCGTGGTCCAGGGCGGCAGGGATACATTGACGGTCGGCGCCACCGAGCAGGTGACGGGCGGTGATGGCGGTGATGGCGGCGACGGTGGAAATGCCGCGCCCGGTTTCATCGAGGGCGATGGCGGTGCAGGCGGCGTCGGCGGGACCGGCATCCTGGCGTCCGATATCGGCGCTCTCACCATTCTGGGAACTGTACAGGGTGGCAGTGGTGGCGTTGGTGGCGACGGGGGCGATGGGGGCGATGGGGGTTTCGGACCCGATGGCGCTTCCGGGCAGGGCGGCATTGGCGTACAGGGCGCCAATCTGGGCATTGTTCTCGCGGGTACCGTGCAAGGCGGGTTCGACGGCGATACGGTGGTTCGGGCGTCCGCAATCGAATTCACCGGCGGCTCGAACACGCTTTCGCTCAGAACGGGATTCTCGATCATCGGTAATGTCGTCGCCAACGGCACGGATGACGTGCTTGATCTGGGCGGGTCGACCGACGAGACGTTTAATGTCTCGCTGCTCGGCTCCCCGCGATTTGAGGGTTTCGAGGCCTTCGAAAAGTCCGGGACAAGTACCTGGACCCTCACGGGCACGACCACCGAAACGACGCCCTGGACAGTAACCGGCGGAACCTTGTCGATTTCCGACGGCGCCGCCCTCGGTGATGCGACCGGCACGCTGACCCTCGATGGCGGCGCGCTTGCCGTGACCAGCGCCACAACGATCGGTAACGGTGTGTCGCTCGGCGCTGGCAACGGCACGATTTTCGTCTCGCCCGCGCAACTTGCCATAGCGAGCGGTGTCATTTCGGGGACCGGCGGCTTGACCAAAACCGGCACCGGCGCGCTCAGGCTTTCGGGCGTCAACAGCTATACCGGCGGGACCACGATCGCCGAAGGCATCTTGATCGCTGACACGACGAGCCTTCAGGGCGACATCGTCAACAACGCGACACTGACTTTCGATCAGGCATCGGAGGGCACCTTCGCTGGCGACATTTCCGGCACGGGCAGGATCACCAAGGGCGGCTCTGGCGTGCTGATTTTGACTGGCGCCAACAGCTATAGCGGCGGCATCATCATCACCAACGGGACTCTGGTCGGGAATACGACAAGCCTTCTGGGTGACATCAACAACGGGGCGGCGCTGGTGTTCGACCAGGCGGAAGAAGGTACCTATGCTGGCGTACTCTCCGGGGCCGGGACCTTCACAAAGGACGGTGCGGGCGAACTCACACTCACCGAGGATAGCTCAGCCTATACCGGCACGACCGATATTCTGTCGGGCCTGCTCATTATCGATGGATCACTCGGGGGCTTCGTCAACATTGCCGGTGGCGCGCTTGGCGGATCGGGAACGCTTGGCAACCTCTCCGTTGCGTCAGGCGGCACGCTGGCGCCCGGCAATTCCATCGGCACGCTCAACGTTGTCGATATCACCATCGATCCTGACTCGATCTACGAAGTGGAGGTCAACAGCGCGGGTGCGTCCGACCTCATCGACGCCAGCGGAACAGCCACCATCAATGGCGGCACGGTCAACGTCGTTGCTTTCCCCGATTTTGCTCTTGGCACGACTTACACCATCTTGACTGCGGCAGGCGGCATCGACGGAGTCGGGGCTTTCGACTCCGCCATCTATGGTTCAGATTCGATTTTCATAACCCCTACTCTTACCTATGACGCCAACAATGCCTTTGTGACGCTCGCCCAGACGACGGACTTCGCTGACGTCGCAGCAACGCCCAACCAGGTCGCGACCGCAGAAGGTATCGCATCGACTGGCTCTGGCGAGCTCTCCAACGCCATCTTGGTCCTCGGCAGCAATGCCGAGGCACGGGCCGCATTCGATTCCCTCTCGGGTGAAATCCACGGCTCGGCGCAAACCGCGCTGCTCGAAGACAGCCGCTTTGCGCGCGAGGCGGCGCTGGACCGATTGCGTATCGCGCTCGGCGGCGTTGGCGTCGCCACCGGTCTGGCCGATCAAGAGTTACCCGAAGGCACCGGCTTGTGGGCCCAGGGTTTCGGCGCGTGGAGCCATCGGGATGGCGACGGCAATGCCGCAGCGCTGGATCGCAACACCGGCGGTCTGTTTATTGGCGGCGACGCTCCGATCACCGACGACGTGACGCTGGGGTTGATGGCCGGCTACAGCCAATCTTCGCTGGCCGCCTCCGATATCGCCTCGTCGGCAACCATCCAAAGCTATACGATCGGTGCGTATGCGGGTGGTGAATGGGACGGTTTCTCGCTCAAGGGCGGGGTCACCAATACCTTGCACACCCTCGATACATCTCGAACGGCCGCCTTTACCGGCTTTTCCGACACTCTCGATGCTTCTTATGGCGCCCGGACGTTCCAGGCCCATACCGAAGCAGCTTACAGCGTTGCGCTTGGCGATGCCCGTTTCGAGCCGTACGCCAATCTCAGCCATGTGAGCGTGACGACTGACGGCTTTACCGAAACCGGCGGCGCCGCGGCGCTCAGTTCGAACGCCCAGGGCAACAGCGCCACTTTCGCCACGATCGGCGTCCGCGGAGAAGCAACGATCGGGCTTGGTGAAACGTCGGCAACGCTGTCGGGCGGCATCGGCTGGCAGCACGCTTTTGGCGATGCACCGAGCACAACCCATGCCCTTGCCGCCGGCGATGCCTTCACGGTGGCGGGCGCCCCGCCGGCCCGCGATACGCTGGTCCTCGATGCCGGATTGGAGCTCGATATCAGCGACGCCGTCACGTTCGGGCTGTCCTACAGCGGTCAGATCGCATCGGGGTTGTCCGACCACGGCGCCAAAGCCAGCCTTAATGTCCGTTTCTAG
- a CDS encoding plastocyanin/azurin family copper-binding protein: MSFRHIFPGAFALALALTAPVFAADHAVDIQGMAFSVPVLEVAVGDTVTFTNLDGAPHTATATDGSFDTGRLTQGQSATITITEAGTFDYFCVVHPSMTASITAQ, encoded by the coding sequence TTGTCTTTTCGTCACATTTTTCCGGGCGCATTCGCGCTCGCTCTTGCGCTGACCGCTCCGGTTTTCGCGGCCGATCACGCAGTCGATATCCAGGGCATGGCGTTTTCCGTGCCGGTGCTCGAGGTCGCCGTCGGTGATACCGTCACCTTCACCAATCTCGATGGCGCACCACACACGGCGACGGCCACTGACGGCTCGTTCGATACCGGCCGCCTGACACAGGGCCAGAGCGCCACGATAACCATCACCGAGGCGGGAACGTTCGATTATTTCTGCGTCGTGCATCCGTCGATGACGGCAAGTATCACCGCGCAGTAA